Proteins encoded together in one Deinococcus irradiatisoli window:
- a CDS encoding MOSC domain-containing protein, with protein MQLLSVNTARPHPIASKDGLTGIFKRPVEHPVHVGVLGLGGDHIQDTRNHGGPDQAVYVFTQPDYDHWAAFLGRPLEPGLFGENLLISALQSADVPIGTRLSIGEVQLEVTAARIPCATLAARMDDPQFVKTFRQQRRPGFYARVLREGEVRAGDTVSVEAQPPAGAPTVLDAFEFFYTKSPGREQMEHLLSAPIALKLRVWIQEQLAGA; from the coding sequence ATGCAGCTTCTCAGCGTCAATACGGCCCGGCCGCACCCCATCGCCTCGAAAGACGGGCTGACCGGCATCTTCAAGCGCCCGGTCGAGCATCCGGTGCATGTCGGTGTGCTGGGGCTGGGAGGGGACCATATTCAGGACACCCGCAACCACGGCGGCCCCGATCAAGCGGTCTACGTGTTCACCCAGCCGGATTACGACCACTGGGCCGCTTTTCTCGGCCGGCCGCTGGAACCCGGCCTCTTCGGCGAGAACCTGCTGATCTCGGCGCTTCAGTCGGCCGACGTGCCGATCGGCACCCGGCTCAGCATCGGCGAAGTGCAGCTGGAAGTCACGGCGGCGCGCATTCCCTGCGCCACGCTGGCCGCCCGCATGGACGACCCGCAGTTCGTCAAGACGTTCCGCCAGCAGCGCCGCCCCGGCTTTTACGCCCGGGTGCTGCGGGAAGGCGAGGTGCGGGCCGGCGATACGGTGAGCGTGGAGGCTCAGCCCCCGGCCGGGGCGCCCACAGTGCTCGACGCCTTCGAGTTCTTCTACACCAAGTCGCCCGGCCGCGAGCAGATGGAGCACCTGCTGAGCGCCCCGATCGCCCTGAAGCTGCGAGTCTGGATTCAGGAGCAGCTCGCCGGGGCCTGA
- a CDS encoding prephenate dehydrogenase has product MSAGSTTETFGTVAVAGVGLIGGSVALGLRDRLLARHIVGLDASAQALEEALALGVIDEARTSPGEWLSAADLVVLAVPVKALSPMARSLAPFLSNAALITDVGSVKTGIAVEFEALGVRNFVPGHPMTGSERGGVANASAGLLENAVWVLTPTERTPLTALARMRRLIEQLGAAPVVMPPDAHDKLVATISHLPYLASLALTHMVARDERLSLLAAGGFRDLTRVASGDPRMSRDMVVENKAALREALQSFSRQLEHLAETLDDPDELLAAASEGKRTRDNLPVVKRSLLPPKHDLVVAVPDKPNQIGAITRILGEASINIKDIEVLAIREHGGAIRLGLEEASDVDRAAALLREEGYTTRHRG; this is encoded by the coding sequence ATGAGCGCGGGGAGTACAACCGAGACCTTCGGGACGGTGGCGGTGGCGGGCGTGGGCCTGATCGGCGGCAGCGTCGCGCTGGGCCTGCGTGACCGGCTGCTGGCCCGGCACATCGTCGGCCTGGACGCCAGCGCGCAGGCGCTCGAAGAAGCTCTGGCCCTGGGCGTCATCGACGAGGCGCGCACGTCGCCCGGCGAGTGGCTCTCGGCGGCCGATCTGGTGGTGCTGGCGGTGCCGGTCAAGGCGCTCTCGCCGATGGCCCGCAGCCTGGCCCCGTTTCTGTCGAATGCTGCGCTGATTACCGACGTGGGCAGCGTCAAGACCGGCATCGCCGTCGAGTTCGAGGCCCTGGGCGTGCGCAACTTTGTGCCGGGCCACCCGATGACCGGCTCCGAGCGCGGCGGCGTCGCCAACGCCTCGGCGGGACTCTTGGAAAACGCCGTGTGGGTCCTGACCCCCACTGAGCGCACCCCGCTGACCGCCCTGGCCCGGATGCGCCGCCTGATCGAGCAGCTCGGCGCGGCCCCGGTGGTGATGCCGCCCGACGCCCACGACAAGCTGGTGGCGACCATCAGCCACCTGCCGTACCTCGCCAGCCTGGCCCTGACGCACATGGTGGCCCGCGACGAGCGCCTGAGTTTGCTGGCGGCCGGCGGCTTTCGTGACCTGACCCGCGTTGCCAGCGGCGACCCGCGCATGAGCCGCGACATGGTTGTGGAAAACAAGGCGGCCCTGCGCGAAGCCCTGCAGAGTTTCTCGCGGCAACTTGAGCACCTCGCCGAGACTCTCGACGACCCGGACGAACTGCTGGCAGCGGCCAGCGAGGGCAAGCGTACCCGCGACAACCTGCCGGTGGTCAAGCGCTCGCTTCTGCCGCCCAAGCACGATCTGGTGGTGGCGGTGCCGGACAAGCCCAATCAGATCGGCGCGATCACTCGCATTCTGGGCGAAGCCAGCATCAACATCAAAGACATCGAGGTGCTGGCGATCCGTGAGCACGGCGGGGCGATTCGCCTGGGGCTGGAAGAAGCCAGCGACGTGGACCGGGCGGCAGCTTTGCTGCGCGAGGAAGGCTATACCACCCGGCACCGGGGCTAG
- a CDS encoding LON peptidase substrate-binding domain-containing protein, whose translation MLIPLFPLPQFVLFPGQVVPLYVFEPRYRELLARVQRSGEAFGMPQILTPSTADPRPLEARLSHIGTLAHLREVAPHDDGTSSITVVGGERFQIQRLITDEAYLSAEVELLPLHGEPGPQTEKVQRALTNRLMTDLLRLRPEDREAIVQHAPTDPLLLASFAAALLPLSGEERQQALEAPTLTERLETLLGFVPVAARDLN comes from the coding sequence ATGTTGATCCCCCTGTTTCCACTGCCGCAATTTGTGCTGTTTCCGGGTCAAGTGGTGCCGCTGTACGTTTTCGAACCGCGTTACCGCGAGCTGCTGGCCCGGGTGCAGCGCAGCGGTGAAGCTTTTGGCATGCCCCAGATTCTCACGCCTTCCACCGCCGATCCGCGTCCCCTGGAGGCCCGGCTTTCCCACATCGGCACGCTGGCCCACCTGCGCGAAGTCGCGCCGCACGACGACGGCACCTCCTCTATCACGGTGGTGGGCGGCGAGCGCTTTCAGATTCAGCGTCTGATCACCGACGAGGCATACCTCAGCGCCGAGGTAGAGCTGCTGCCGCTGCACGGCGAGCCCGGGCCGCAGACCGAGAAGGTGCAGCGCGCACTGACCAACCGCCTGATGACCGATCTGCTGCGCCTGCGTCCCGAAGACCGGGAAGCGATCGTGCAGCACGCGCCGACCGATCCGCTGCTGCTGGCCTCGTTCGCGGCGGCCCTGCTGCCGCTCAGCGGAGAGGAGCGCCAGCAGGCGCTGGAAGCGCCCACCCTGACCGAACGGCTCGAAACGCTGCTGGGCTTCGTGCCGGTGGCGGCACGCGACCTCAACTAA
- a CDS encoding diacylglycerol/lipid kinase family protein yields the protein MASSPLSFSSLAVVLNPQAGRGLALREWPRLEAALRERRLPYEWLAAASAEDALSRVQALSPGTAVLAVGGDGTVSNLLPALVGTGRALGLVPLGSGNDFAGMLGLRPGDFDMALARLGNAPQPTDALRCTYAGGEALLLNGLGMGFDAQVAALMRSAPARLSGFGRYLWAALSALRELQTSQVKVELDGEPFYNGPSCLVAVMNGTRYGGGFQISPRSNAFDGQLNVVLGGGLSRPALLSLMLKVLRARHLSDSRVHAGTGQRVTVRWRNPTATHFDGEVLLPQRELSVELLKGAVQLLSAP from the coding sequence GTGGCGAGTTCACCGCTTTCTTTTTCTTCTCTGGCCGTTGTTCTCAACCCGCAGGCCGGGCGCGGGCTGGCGCTGCGCGAGTGGCCGCGCCTGGAAGCGGCCCTGCGGGAGCGCCGCCTGCCCTACGAGTGGCTGGCCGCGGCCAGCGCCGAGGACGCCCTCAGCCGCGTGCAGGCCCTGTCGCCGGGAACGGCCGTGCTGGCGGTCGGCGGCGACGGCACGGTGAGCAACCTGCTGCCGGCCCTGGTGGGCACGGGCCGGGCGCTGGGCCTGGTGCCGCTGGGCAGTGGCAACGACTTCGCCGGCATGCTGGGCCTCAGGCCCGGCGACTTCGATATGGCCCTCGCGCGCCTGGGCAATGCGCCGCAGCCCACCGACGCCCTGCGTTGCACCTACGCCGGGGGTGAAGCGCTGCTGCTCAACGGCCTGGGCATGGGCTTCGACGCCCAGGTGGCCGCGCTGATGCGTTCGGCCCCGGCGCGGCTGAGCGGCTTCGGGCGCTACCTGTGGGCGGCCCTGAGCGCCCTGCGCGAGCTGCAGACCTCGCAGGTGAAGGTCGAGCTCGACGGCGAGCCGTTCTATAACGGGCCGTCGTGTCTGGTCGCCGTCATGAACGGCACACGCTACGGAGGCGGCTTTCAGATTTCGCCGCGCTCGAACGCCTTCGACGGGCAACTGAATGTGGTGCTGGGCGGCGGGCTCAGCCGCCCGGCCCTGCTCAGCTTGATGCTTAAGGTGCTGCGCGCCCGCCACCTCTCTGATTCGCGCGTTCACGCCGGAACCGGCCAGCGGGTCACTGTACGCTGGCGTAACCCGACCGCGACCCACTTCGACGGCGAGGTGCTGCTGCCTCAGCGCGAACTCAGCGTGGAACTGCTCAAGGGCGCCGTTCAACTGCTCTCGGCGCCCTGA
- a CDS encoding DsbA family oxidoreductase — protein MTQLLSPPTTPRLQVDIWSDIACPWCYIGKRRFEQALAQFPNRDQVDVVWHSFELDPSAPQRDEMAMRERLAAKYGRSSAEAQAMLDQMTQTAAGEGLEYHFEKAQPSNTFQAHQLLHLAAEHGVQDALKERFLSAYLREGQHLGDTDTLVALAAEVGLSPDEARHALEQQTYAQAVRQDEAQAQAYGIQGVPFFVLGGKYGVSGAQAPETLLGALKQVWSEQAPLQLIGADADGQTEGCEDGQCAVPGPR, from the coding sequence ATGACCCAGCTCCTCTCTCCTCCCACCACCCCGCGCCTGCAAGTGGATATCTGGTCGGACATCGCCTGCCCCTGGTGCTACATCGGCAAACGCCGCTTCGAGCAGGCACTGGCCCAGTTTCCGAACCGCGACCAGGTGGACGTGGTGTGGCACAGCTTCGAACTCGACCCTTCGGCCCCGCAGCGCGACGAAATGGCGATGCGCGAGCGCCTGGCCGCCAAGTATGGCCGCAGCTCCGCCGAGGCGCAGGCAATGCTCGACCAGATGACCCAGACCGCCGCCGGCGAGGGTCTGGAGTACCACTTCGAGAAGGCCCAGCCGTCGAATACCTTCCAGGCCCATCAACTGCTGCATCTGGCCGCCGAGCACGGCGTGCAGGACGCCCTCAAGGAGCGTTTCCTGAGCGCCTACCTCCGCGAGGGGCAGCACCTGGGCGACACCGACACGCTGGTGGCGCTGGCCGCCGAAGTCGGCCTGAGCCCCGACGAAGCGCGCCACGCGCTGGAGCAGCAGACCTACGCCCAGGCGGTGCGCCAGGACGAAGCCCAGGCACAGGCCTACGGCATTCAGGGCGTGCCGTTCTTCGTGCTGGGCGGCAAGTACGGCGTCAGCGGCGCGCAGGCGCCCGAAACCCTGCTCGGCGCCCTGAAGCAGGTCTGGAGCGAGCAGGCGCCTTTGCAGCTCATTGGCGCGGACGCAGACGGGCAGACCGAAGGCTGTGAGGACGGCCAGTGCGCCGTGCCCGGCCCCCGCTGA
- the carB gene encoding carbamoyl-phosphate synthase large subunit: protein MPKRTDLQTILILGSGPIQIGQAAEFDYSGTQALKALKKEGYRVVLVNSNPATIMTDPDLSDATYLEPLTPEFVERVIAKERPDALLPTLGGQTALNLAMELFERGTLEKYGVELIGAGVEAIRKGEDRELFQAAMKKIGVETARGKMVHSLEEAVEYQKELGLPVVIRPSFTLGGTGGGIAHTYQEFLDITEGGLRDSPVTSVLLEESILGWKEYELEVMRDTADTVIIITGIENFDPMGVHTGDSITVAPAQTLSDVEYQRLRDMSLAIIREIGVATGGSNIQFAVNPDNGRVIVIEMNPRVSRSSALASKATGFPIAKIAALLAVGYYLDELPNDITRVTPASFEPSIDYVVTKIPRFAFEKFPGTSDHLGTQMRSVGEVMAVGRTFKESLQKALRSTESDVRGLYAEMDEERLRALLYPNPRRLEALIELMRRGESVQALFEATRIDRWFLGQLHEIVAAESEILELGPIQGWKYEYWREVKRLGFSDARIGEIVGLSELEVRALRKEARATPVYKTVDTCAAEFEAHTPYHYSTYEWEDEVRGTDKPKVVILGSGPNRIGQGVEFDYATVHAVWALQEAGYETIMVNSNPETVSTDYDTADRLYFEPLTFEDVMNIVEHERPVGVIVQLGGQTPLKLAARLEAAGAPIIGTSPATIHQAEDRASFNALCERLGIPQPKGLVAGNPGEAQDLAARLGFPLMARPSYVLGGRAMRTVRSAEELQTYLDEVYAAVEGQPSILLDQYLEGALELDVDCLCDGETAVVAGIMEHIEAAGVHSGDSACILPPVSLSAELTATVKATTERLALELGVRGLMNVQYAIKDGVAYILEANPRASRTVPYVSKATGHPLAKYAARIAVGQTLADIGLTQTPVPEMYSVKEVHLPFLKFKGVLPVLGPEMKSTGESMGIDSDPYLAYYRAEIGAKSNLPLKGTALLLGEGLDEVAATLEGAGLSVVRQQDGEKLPNLLIDVTGSPLLRTALERGVPIVSTKEGAEWTAKAIAAAQGQELGVKSLQEWLGI, encoded by the coding sequence ATGCCCAAGCGTACTGACCTCCAGACCATCCTGATTCTCGGTAGCGGCCCCATTCAGATCGGGCAAGCGGCCGAGTTCGATTATTCCGGCACCCAGGCGCTCAAGGCGCTGAAAAAAGAAGGCTACCGGGTGGTGCTGGTGAACTCCAACCCGGCCACCATCATGACCGACCCCGACCTCAGCGACGCCACCTACCTGGAGCCGTTGACGCCCGAGTTCGTGGAACGGGTGATCGCCAAGGAGAGACCCGACGCCCTGTTGCCGACCCTCGGCGGCCAGACGGCGCTCAACCTGGCGATGGAACTGTTCGAGCGCGGCACGCTGGAAAAGTACGGCGTGGAACTCATCGGCGCCGGCGTCGAGGCCATCCGCAAGGGCGAGGACCGCGAGCTGTTTCAGGCGGCCATGAAAAAGATCGGCGTGGAAACCGCGCGCGGCAAGATGGTTCACAGCCTGGAAGAAGCGGTGGAGTACCAGAAGGAACTCGGCCTGCCGGTGGTGATCCGGCCCAGCTTCACGCTCGGCGGCACCGGCGGCGGCATCGCCCACACCTATCAGGAATTTCTCGACATCACCGAGGGCGGCCTGCGCGACAGCCCGGTCACCTCGGTGCTGCTGGAAGAAAGCATCCTCGGCTGGAAGGAATACGAGCTGGAAGTGATGCGCGACACCGCCGACACGGTAATCATCATCACCGGCATCGAGAACTTCGATCCGATGGGCGTGCATACCGGCGACAGCATCACGGTGGCCCCGGCTCAGACGCTCAGCGACGTGGAGTACCAGCGCCTGCGCGACATGTCGCTGGCGATCATCCGCGAGATCGGGGTGGCGACTGGCGGCAGCAACATCCAGTTCGCGGTGAACCCCGACAACGGCCGGGTCATCGTGATCGAGATGAACCCGCGCGTGTCGCGCTCCTCGGCGCTGGCGAGCAAGGCCACCGGCTTCCCGATCGCCAAGATCGCCGCGCTGCTGGCGGTGGGCTATTACCTCGACGAGCTGCCCAACGACATCACCCGCGTGACGCCGGCCTCGTTCGAGCCGAGCATCGATTACGTGGTGACCAAGATTCCGCGCTTCGCCTTCGAGAAGTTTCCCGGCACCTCCGACCACCTCGGCACCCAGATGCGCAGTGTGGGTGAGGTCATGGCGGTGGGGCGCACCTTCAAGGAAAGCCTGCAGAAAGCCCTGCGCAGCACCGAGAGCGACGTGCGCGGGTTGTACGCCGAGATGGACGAGGAGCGCCTGCGCGCTTTGCTCTACCCCAATCCGCGCCGCCTGGAAGCGCTGATCGAGCTGATGCGCCGGGGCGAGAGCGTGCAGGCGCTGTTCGAGGCCACCAGGATCGACCGCTGGTTTCTGGGCCAGCTGCACGAAATCGTGGCTGCCGAGAGCGAGATTCTGGAACTCGGCCCGATTCAGGGCTGGAAGTACGAGTACTGGCGCGAAGTCAAGCGCCTGGGCTTTTCCGACGCCCGCATCGGCGAGATCGTGGGTCTTAGCGAACTGGAAGTGCGGGCGCTGCGCAAGGAAGCCCGGGCCACCCCGGTGTACAAGACGGTGGACACCTGCGCCGCCGAATTCGAGGCGCACACGCCCTACCACTACTCCACCTACGAGTGGGAAGACGAGGTGCGCGGTACCGACAAGCCCAAGGTGGTGATTCTGGGCAGCGGTCCCAACCGCATCGGGCAGGGCGTGGAATTCGATTACGCCACCGTTCACGCGGTGTGGGCCCTTCAGGAAGCCGGGTACGAGACCATCATGGTCAATTCGAACCCCGAAACGGTCAGCACCGATTACGACACCGCCGACCGCCTGTACTTCGAGCCGCTGACCTTCGAGGACGTGATGAACATCGTGGAGCACGAGCGTCCGGTGGGCGTGATCGTGCAGCTCGGCGGGCAGACGCCGTTGAAACTCGCCGCGAGGCTGGAAGCCGCAGGAGCCCCGATCATCGGCACCTCGCCGGCCACCATCCATCAGGCCGAGGACCGGGCCAGCTTCAACGCGCTGTGCGAGCGGCTGGGCATTCCGCAACCGAAAGGGCTGGTCGCGGGAAACCCCGGCGAAGCGCAGGACCTCGCCGCCCGGCTGGGCTTCCCGCTGATGGCCCGGCCCAGCTACGTGCTGGGCGGCCGCGCCATGCGGACGGTGCGCAGCGCCGAAGAGCTGCAAACCTACCTCGACGAGGTGTACGCCGCCGTGGAAGGGCAGCCAAGCATTCTGCTCGATCAGTACCTCGAAGGTGCCCTCGAACTCGACGTGGATTGCCTCTGCGACGGAGAAACGGCGGTGGTGGCCGGCATCATGGAGCACATCGAGGCGGCGGGGGTCCACAGCGGCGACTCGGCCTGCATTCTGCCGCCGGTGAGCCTCAGCGCCGAGCTGACCGCCACCGTCAAGGCCACCACCGAGCGCCTGGCGCTGGAACTCGGCGTCCGGGGCCTGATGAACGTGCAGTACGCCATCAAGGACGGGGTGGCCTACATTCTGGAAGCCAACCCCCGCGCCTCGCGCACCGTGCCGTATGTCAGCAAGGCCACCGGGCACCCGCTCGCCAAGTACGCCGCCCGCATCGCGGTGGGGCAGACCCTGGCCGACATCGGGCTGACCCAGACGCCGGTGCCGGAGATGTACAGCGTCAAGGAAGTGCACCTGCCATTCCTGAAGTTCAAAGGCGTGCTGCCGGTGCTGGGGCCGGAAATGAAGAGCACCGGCGAGAGCATGGGCATCGACAGCGATCCGTATCTGGCCTACTACCGCGCCGAGATCGGGGCCAAGAGCAATCTGCCGCTTAAGGGCACGGCGCTGCTGCTGGGCGAAGGGCTGGACGAAGTGGCCGCCACGCTCGAAGGTGCCGGCCTGAGCGTTGTTCGTCAGCAGGACGGGGAGAAGTTGCCGAATCTGCTGATCGACGTGACCGGCAGCCCGCTGCTCCGCACCGCCTTGGAACGCGGCGTGCCGATCGTGTCCACCAAGGAAGGCGCCGAGTGGACGGCGAAGGCGATCGCAGCGGCGCAGGGACAGGAGTTGGGCGTGAAGAGCTTGCAGGAGTGGCTGGGCATTTAA
- a CDS encoding ester cyclase, whose product MDHQHMRNIIRRENEELWHASNPEIYKDSSHDHRVTHTVTFGDIVGHDAHSKLTQLYLEAFSDHHMRIDHLVVEGDHAAYRITHQVKHTGTYMGIEPTGNDVKIVMSYFVRFEDDKIAESWMMWDSLLLLRQLGVEIPMGQA is encoded by the coding sequence ATGGATCACCAACACATGCGCAACATCATCCGCCGCGAAAACGAGGAGCTGTGGCACGCGAGCAATCCGGAGATCTACAAAGACTCCTCGCACGATCACCGCGTCACCCACACCGTCACTTTCGGGGACATCGTGGGACATGATGCCCACAGCAAGTTGACCCAGCTCTACCTCGAGGCGTTCAGCGACCATCACATGCGAATCGATCACTTGGTCGTTGAAGGCGACCACGCCGCTTACCGGATCACCCACCAGGTCAAGCACACCGGAACCTACATGGGCATCGAACCGACCGGTAACGACGTCAAGATCGTGATGTCGTACTTCGTGCGCTTCGAGGATGACAAGATCGCCGAGTCGTGGATGATGTGGGACAGCCTGCTGCTGCTCAGGCAACTCGGCGTCGAGATTCCCATGGGCCAAGCTTAA
- a CDS encoding DUF1697 domain-containing protein, whose product MKQIALLRGINVGGHRKVAMPALKQAFEALGLSDVQTYIQSGNVVFGGEADRADLEAAIERAFGFPVPVILRSAGEWQHLIMDNPYPEQAAADGSKVHLTLLGAEPTEAGLDALRAIDSGADEWTRRGSVLYLYTPNGLGQSKLNPDKLGVLTTTRNWRTVIKLAEMAGVATS is encoded by the coding sequence ATGAAACAGATCGCCCTGTTGCGCGGCATCAACGTGGGCGGCCACCGCAAGGTCGCCATGCCCGCCCTGAAACAAGCCTTCGAAGCGCTGGGCCTGAGCGACGTGCAGACCTACATCCAGAGCGGGAATGTGGTGTTCGGAGGTGAAGCTGACCGCGCCGACCTCGAAGCGGCCATAGAGCGGGCCTTCGGCTTCCCGGTGCCAGTGATTCTGCGAAGTGCCGGGGAATGGCAGCACCTGATCATGGACAATCCGTACCCAGAGCAAGCGGCCGCAGACGGCAGCAAGGTTCACCTGACCCTGCTGGGCGCCGAGCCGACCGAGGCCGGACTGGACGCTCTCCGGGCCATAGACAGTGGCGCCGACGAGTGGACCCGGCGCGGCTCCGTACTCTATCTGTACACGCCGAACGGACTGGGTCAGAGCAAACTCAACCCCGACAAGCTGGGCGTGCTAACCACCACGCGCAACTGGCGCACAGTGATAAAGTTGGCGGAGATGGCCGGCGTCGCCACCTCCTAA
- a CDS encoding MATE family efflux transporter: protein MSLLASSSTNHPPTPNRELVRIALPVSLEFVSQLALGLVDQIIVALLGTLAVAGVGFANSVTMILFFTLNAIGAGTSILVARAHGAQDRAGASRLFGAALTLGVVFSGLLALPLIIGGTGFLRLVGAVPEVARVGGPFLSVVALSLPLVTAAAIFSGALRSTGHARTPMTVTMVAVVLNTVLSYLLVTGFGPFPKLGVVGVGIATTASYALRTGLLAWQTYGRGILDATLPRTLTGWKSALAPLIPLSLPMAATELAWSGGTFLYALLAGRIGTQALAGMQLSNTLEGVFIVASLGLGSASTVLIGQALGRGSAEGAAAWARTIRKRGVVVALACGALFALTAPLLGVLFPHVDSAVRQFALISILVNAAFQIVKVQNMILGIGVLPGSNDPRGVLIGDATSAFVVGLPLAYLLAFPLGLGFWGLLIARAAEESAKLLIFTWRARKIRWEQHLYKEAPAGH, encoded by the coding sequence GTGAGTTTGCTCGCTTCTTCTTCCACCAACCATCCGCCCACGCCGAACCGTGAACTCGTCAGGATCGCCCTGCCGGTCAGCCTGGAATTCGTCTCGCAGCTGGCGCTCGGCCTGGTCGACCAGATCATCGTGGCGCTGCTGGGCACGCTGGCGGTGGCGGGGGTGGGCTTTGCCAACAGCGTCACCATGATTCTGTTTTTCACGCTCAACGCCATCGGCGCGGGCACCAGCATCCTGGTGGCGCGGGCGCACGGCGCGCAGGACCGGGCCGGGGCTTCGCGGCTGTTCGGCGCGGCGCTGACCCTCGGCGTGGTGTTCTCGGGCCTGCTGGCCCTGCCGCTGATTATCGGCGGCACCGGCTTTCTGAGGCTGGTCGGCGCCGTGCCGGAAGTGGCGCGGGTCGGCGGCCCCTTCCTGAGCGTGGTGGCCCTGTCCTTGCCGCTGGTCACGGCGGCGGCGATTTTCAGCGGGGCGCTGCGCTCCACCGGCCACGCCCGCACGCCGATGACCGTCACGATGGTGGCGGTGGTGCTCAACACGGTGCTGAGCTACCTGCTGGTCACCGGCTTCGGCCCGTTTCCCAAGCTGGGGGTGGTCGGCGTGGGCATCGCCACCACCGCCTCCTACGCGCTGAGAACGGGCCTGCTGGCCTGGCAGACCTACGGACGCGGCATTCTGGACGCCACCCTGCCGCGCACCCTGACGGGCTGGAAAAGCGCCCTGGCGCCGCTCATTCCGCTGAGCCTGCCAATGGCCGCCACTGAGCTGGCCTGGAGCGGTGGCACGTTTCTCTACGCCCTGCTGGCCGGGCGCATCGGCACCCAGGCGCTGGCCGGCATGCAGCTGAGCAACACCCTGGAGGGCGTCTTCATCGTGGCGTCGCTGGGGCTGGGCTCGGCGTCCACGGTGCTGATTGGGCAGGCTCTGGGGCGCGGCAGCGCGGAGGGGGCGGCGGCCTGGGCCAGAACCATCCGCAAGCGCGGCGTGGTGGTGGCGTTGGCTTGCGGCGCGCTATTCGCCCTCACCGCGCCGCTGCTGGGGGTGCTGTTTCCGCACGTCGACAGCGCGGTGCGCCAGTTCGCGCTGATCTCGATTCTGGTCAACGCTGCCTTTCAGATCGTCAAGGTGCAGAACATGATCCTGGGCATCGGGGTGCTGCCCGGCAGCAACGACCCGCGCGGGGTGCTGATCGGCGACGCGACCTCGGCCTTCGTGGTGGGGTTGCCGCTGGCCTACCTGCTGGCCTTTCCGCTGGGCCTGGGCTTCTGGGGGCTCCTGATCGCCCGCGCTGCCGAGGAAAGCGCCAAGCTGCTGATCTTCACCTGGAGGGCGCGCAAGATCAGGTGGGAGCAGCACCTCTACAAGGAAGCGCCCGCCGGCCACTGA